In Odocoileus virginianus isolate 20LAN1187 ecotype Illinois chromosome 23, Ovbor_1.2, whole genome shotgun sequence, one DNA window encodes the following:
- the MAPK8IP2 gene encoding C-Jun-amino-terminal kinase-interacting protein 2, translating to MADRAEMFSLSTFHSLSPPGCRPPQDISLEEFDDEDLSEITDDCGLGLSYDSDPCEKDSLALGRSEQPHPICSFQDDFQEFEMIDDNEEEEEEEDEDEDEEEEEEGEGEGKEGGGPGSETPAPEPLIPSPSLEEPHKHRPTTLHLTTLGAQDSLNNNGGFAPGPPASRQETALGPAAQEPVREPPAPLPPTDTGPCGAQPPVRPGCDSEGNQPAGPLVPGGASPSSDPGIEADLGSGSSGGRGGRRGSQDLSSPGSDYEDVGGARLGRMISSISETELERSSDDGSSSSGRSSHLTNSIEEASSPASEREPPRRPASLPLGPEDSNSEYESGSESEPDLSEDADSPWLLSNLVSRMISEGSSPVRCPGQCLSPSPRPAGEPASPTGEALGAPGGVELVDMETLCGPPPPVPPAPRPGPAQPGPCLFLSNPTRDTITPLWAAPGRPARPGRACSAACSDEEEDEEEEEEDEAEAKAAPPGGRGAGPAALDASLVYDAVKYTLVVDEHTQLELVSLRRCAGLREDSEEDSGGEASEEEAGAVLLGGDQGPGDASPDSPDLTFSKKFLNVFVNSTSRSSSTESFGLFSCLVNGEEREQTHRAVFRFIPRHPDELELDVDDPVLVEAEEDDFWFRGFNMRTGERGVFPAFYAHAVPGPAKDLLGSKRGPCWVERFDVQFLGSVEVPCHQGNGILCAAMQKIATARKLTVHLRPPASCDLEISLRGVKLSLSGGPEFQHCSHFFQMKNISFCGCHPRNSCYFGFITKHPLLSRFACHVFVSQESMRPVAQSVGRAFLEYYQQHLEYACPTEDIYLE from the exons ATGGCGGATCGGGCGGAGATGTTTTCTCTTTCCACCTTTCACTCGCTGTCGCCGCCAGGCTGCAG GCCTCCACAGGACATAAGCCTGGAGGAATTTGACGATGAGGATCTGTCTGAGATCACTGATGACTGCGGTCTGGGCCTCAGCTATGACTCGGACCCCTGCGAGAAG GACAGCCTTGCCCTGGGGCGTTCGGAGCAGCCGCACCCCATCTGCTCCTTCCAGGATGACTTCCAGGAGTTCGAGATGATTGATGAcaatgaagaggaggaagaagaggaggacgAGGATGAGgacgaggaggaagaggaggaaggagagggggagggcAAGGAAGGAGGAGGCCCTGGCTCAGAGACCCCCGCCCCGGAGCCCCtaatcccctccccttccctagAGGAACCTCATAAGCATCGACCCACCACCCTCCACCTGACGACGCTGGGAGCCCAG gactcGCTGAACAACAATGGAGGGTTTGCTCCCGGGCCTCCGGCCTCCAGGCAGGAAACAGCGCTGGGCCCAGCAGCACAGGAGCCTGTCCGAG AGCCGCCCGCCCCCCTCCCGCCCACCGACACGGGCCCCTGCGGGGCGCAGCCACCCGTGCGCCCAGGCTGCGACTCCGAAGGAAACCAACCCGCAGGGCCCCTGGTGCCTGGTGGGGCCTCCCCCTCCTCGGATCCGGGTATCGAGGCCGACCTGGGCAGCGGCTCCAGCGGAGGCCGCGGGGGCCGGCGCGGCAGCCAGGACCTGTCGTCCCCGGGCTCCGACTACGAGGACGTGGGGGGCGCGCGCCTGGGGCGCATGATCTCGTCCATCTCGGAGACCGAGCTGGAGCGGAGCAGCGACgacggcagcagcagcagcggccgCTCCTCGCACCTCACCAACTCCATCGAGGAGGCCTCGTCCCCGGCCTCGGAGCGCGAGCCCCCGCGCCGCCCCGCCTCCCTGCCGCTGGGCCCTGAGGACAGCAACAGCGAGTACGAGTCCGGCTCTGAGTCGGAGCCGGACCTCAGCGAGGACGCCGACTCGCCCTGGCTGCTCAGCAACCTTGTGAGCCGCATGATCTCCGAGGGCTCCTCGCCCGTCCGCTGCCCCGGCCAGTGCCTGTCCCCCTCGCCGCGCCCTGCCGGGGAGCCTGCCTCGCCCACCGGCGAGGCCCTGGGGGCGCCGGGCGGCGTGGAGCTGGTGGACATGGAGACGCTGTGCGGGCCGCCGCCGCCCGTGCCCCCCGCCCCTCGGCCCGGCCCCGCGCAGCCCGGGCCCTGCCTCTTCCTCAGCAACCCCACACGCGACACCATCACCCCGCTGTGGGCCGCCCCGGGTCGCCCCGCCCGCCCGGGCCGCGCCTGCTCCGCTGCCTGCTCGGAtgaggaggaggacgaggaggaagaagaagaggatgaaGCTGAGGCTAAGGCGGCGCCCCCCGGGGGCCGGGGAGCGGGCCCCGCGGCGCTGGACGCCTCACTGGTGTACGACGCTGTCAAGTACACGCTGGTGGTGGACGAGCACACGCAGCTGGAGCTGGTGAGCCTGCGGCGCTGCGCCGGCCTGCGCGAGGACAGCGAGGAGGACAGCGGCGGCGAGGCCAGCGAGGAGGAGGCGGGAGCCGTGCTGCTGGGCGGTGATCAGGGCCCCGGGGATGCCTCCCCAGACAGCCCGGACCTCACCTTCTCCAAGAAGTTTCTCAACGTGTTTGTCAACAGCACCTCTCGATCTTCCA GCACCGAGTCTTTCGGCCTCTTTTCGTGCCTGGTgaatggggaggagagagagcaaACGCACAGGGCTGTTTTCAG GTTCATTCCCCGCCATCCCGATGAGCTGGAGCTGGACGTGGATGACCCGGTGCTGGTGGAAGCTGAGGAGGATGACTTCTGGTTCCGTGGCTTCAACATGCGCACGGGCGAGCGCGGAGTCTTCCCCGCCTTCTATGCCCATGCGGTGCCCGGGCCTGCCAAGGACCTGCTGG GGAGCAAGCGGGGTCCCTGCTGGGTGGAGCGCTTTGACGTCCAGTTCCTGGGCTCCGTGGAGGTGCCTTGTCACCAGGGCAATGGCATCCTGTGTGCAGCCATGCAGAAG ATTGCCACGGCCCGAAAATTGACCGTCCACCTGCGTCCTCCTGCCTCTTGTGACCTTGAGATCTCTCTCCGGGGCGTCAAGCTGAGCCTCAGCGGAGGACCTGAG TTCCAGCACTGCAGCCACTTCTTCCAGATGAAGAACATCTCATTCTGCGGCTGCCACCCCCGCAACAGCTG CTATTTTGGCTTCATCACCAAACACCCGCTGCTGAGCCGCTTTGCCTGCCACGTCTTTGTCTCCCAGGAGTCGATGAGGCCCGTGGCCCAGAGTGTGGG CCGCGCCTTCCTGGAGTACTACCAGCAGCACCTGGAGTACGCCTGCCCCACAGAGGACATCTACCTGGAGTAG
- the LOC139030591 gene encoding SOSS complex subunit C, translated as MAANPSGQGFQNKNRVAILAELDKEKRKLLMQNQSSTNHPGASIALSRPALNKDFRDHAEQQHIAAQQKAALQHAHAHSSGYFITQDSAFGNLILPVLPRLDPE; from the coding sequence ATGGCAGCAAACCCTTCAGGACAaggttttcaaaacaaaaatagagttgcAATCTTGGCAGAActggacaaagaaaaaagaaaattactaatGCAGAACCAATCTTCAACAAATCATCCTGGAGCTAGCATTGCGCTCTCGAGACCCGCTCTCAACAAGGACTTCCGGGACCATGCTGAGCAGCAGCATATTGCAGCCCAGCAGAAGGCAGCTTTgcagcatgcacatgcacattcATCAGGATACTTCATAACTCAAGATTCTGCATTTGGGAATCTCATTCTTCCTGTTTTACCTCGCCTTGACccagaatga